A region of the Hylaeus volcanicus isolate JK05 chromosome 5, UHH_iyHylVolc1.0_haploid, whole genome shotgun sequence genome:
CTTTTCTCTCAGAGTGAATTGCCTGCCGTTATTAGAGGCGGGAGATGGCTTTATTCTCGAGGAAGTTGCCCTATCGCCGTTGGATTGCTTGCTCCTCGGTCTGACTTTGCTTTGATTCAACTCCGTCGACTCCGCGGATGTCTTTTCCGGATTGTTGGCAGTCTTTGACGGTGGTCGAGACGTCGTCAACGATCTCGCGCGATTATTGTAACGAGCGATCGGTTTAGAAACGGGCTTTCCGTTCTCTTCCTTGGGCGGAGTATTCTCGACTACGTCAGCTTTGTCCTCGGCCTTCTGCGAGCCTGGTTGATTCGGTCGACGAAAGCGACTCGAATACGATCTCAACTGACTCGCTTGTCGACGAAATCTTCTTCCTCTCGAGAAAGGTCTGATTTGCGTGGACGGTCTGATAGCTTTCCCAGAACGGCGATTCACGTTAGTAGTAGTTCTGTCCTCGTGTTCCGATCCCTCGTAATCGTTGTCGGTTATTTCCTCCACGGGATCGTCCTCGAGGTTCTCTTCGCCCTCGTTCTCCAGCTCCTCGTTTGGTTCTATCTGCTCTTCGGTGGGTAGCTCTTGCTTCTTCCCGTATAGACCTCGAGGAGGGAACAGGTTTGTATTGCCCTGTCGCGGCCTGGTCGATATCGGAACGTTTGCCCTTCCATTGGTTCGAGTGTTGGTAACTCTAGGGACAACCGGGGAACTGGGCCTGTTCAAATTACCGTTTCTCCTCGTAGTGGTCGGAGCTTTGGGGGTCGTGCTGGTAGTTCTCCCcgaattgtttaaattgatcGGTCTGCGGAATCTCAACAGAGGATTCGTAGATCTCCTCGAGGACTCGGTAGTCGTTTGCAAAGGTGCTGTCACGGTTTCGCCGCCGTCGATATCCTCCGTAAACGCTGTCTCTTCCGTTAACAGAGTGGTAGTGGTGGTGTACTCGTTGGCGTCGTTCTCTTGGTCGTCGTGTCTGACCGTTGTCTGTCCTCGAAGCAGAGTCGACGACGGTCGAATGGGCGACCTGAACCTGGTGGATGCTCCCGGGAAGGTCGAGCTCGATCCACGAATCGCAGCTCTCGCAGAAGAACCTCTGATGGACGTAGGTCCTCGTCTGTTTCCTTGAAACACGGACGACGGGGATATCCTAGACTGCGCTCTGCCTCTGGTGCTTCCCGACACGGTTGACGCGTAAGAGCTCGCGGTATTCGGAGAGCCTCTCCTTCCTGCAAACCTCCTAGAACCCGACGGAGAGAGCGTCGAGGAGTACGGACCTATTGGTGAACTGATTCGACCTCTGGACGAAGCGAACCTGTTACCCTTGCCGGCCAGGGTCGCCGTTATAGTGGGCGTTATATCCGTTCTGGTGATCGTCGTTGCACCCTGTGCTCCTTTGCGCTTCGGATTGAACGTTGGCCTGTTCCTGGAGGCAAACGGTCTAATGGCAGGGGTAAACGACCTTTTCTTCGTGGAGAACGTCAGCCTCGACTTTTTCTTGGAACTCTGTCCATCCTTGCCAtcttcgtcctcttcgtcGTCCTCTTCGTTCTCTTCGGAGTCCTCGTCCTGATCGGGCGACTCCGTCGTGGGATCTTCCGATAGAGAAGATTGAATCACCGCCGGCGAGGGCGAGATTTCTGGAACTTCCGTTGATTTCGTAGGTGCCAAGGTCGACGATGGCGCGATACTGACCGTTGGAGTCGCGGAAGAGAAACTCGAGGTACTCTCGATGATTTGGGCGTACCTGCCCTCGATACTGGTACCGATTACTTTAGACTGGTAGAACGTGGTGGTTCCGTTGTTCTCGATTTGACCCTGTATCAGTCTTACCAAACCAGTTCGATGTCCTGGTGTAGGTGAAATGGTCGCTTTTCTCTCTTCGTCGATCTTCGTGCTCGATGTACTTTCGATGACTTTGGCGTACAAGCCGTCGAACAAGGTGCCAATCTGTTTGGTGGTGAAATAGATGGTCGTGACTTCGTCAGCGTCCACCACGCTGCCTTTGTTTAAAGACAACACGCCTGTCGGAAGAACTGGAGTAGCAATGGAAGAAGAAGGCAAAGCTGGCGTCTCTATTCTCGTCGAACTCTCGACGACTTGAGCGTACAGCCCATCGATGTAAGTCCCGTGTACGTCGGTCGCGTAATGCGTGGTGGTTCCATCGTGAACCTGACTCGATCGAATCGTCGAAATTAATCCTATCTTTGGTTGCTCGCTAGCTTTCGACGGCGTCACCGGCTTTTCTTCGGTTGCCAGGCTCTGTTGGAACACTGGACCACCGATCGCTCTGCCAGTCGCCACTTGCTTCGTTGCGACAACGTCGGGAACAGAAACACTGGTGACAGTCTCCAGCCTGCTGTTCAATATGGTCTCGTTACCAATGTAAGACGTCGTGAAGTAGGTGTACGTGGTGTAATACGTGGTAGGTTCGGGAGAGACGGTAGAAGAAGGCTCCAGGGCGCTCGATGAGACAGAGTCCGTCGCGACGTCTTTGGAATCGGTTGTTTCGACAACTTCCGTTCTAGAGCTTTCGACTGGGACTACATCCGAGGGTGTTACCTCGTTATCGGCTGTGATCTTGGATTCCTGCTCGCTCGGAACACTATCCTCTCCTGGCGTCTGCGGTCTGTAAGTCATGATTACTCCGAGCTCCACGGTAGGCGTGGGCGTGACTCCTGGTGTCACAACGTTGCTGACAGTCTCCTCGCGACTCGTCGTGACGGTGTCTCCACCTTTGTAGAACGTCGTCCAGTAGGTGAACGTCGTGAAGTACGTTACGGGAAGAGTACTCGTCTCTGCGGGCAATACAGCCGTCGGCCTGATAGTTTCCGTCGCGACATTGGTGATGGTCTCGAGGCGGCTGACGACGTTCGTCTCATCGCCCTTGTACATAGTCGTGAAGTACGTGAAAGTCGTGTAACTCGTCTGAAGAAGAAGAGTAGGCGCTGGTTCGACGTCATGGTGGTTCGACTCCGACAACTCTTGATCTTCGGGGACGGCGTTTCTCTTGTCCATGGCGTCCAAGACCGTGCCACCTCCGGAACTAGTAGAGGACACTACGTCGGTGATCATGGATCCCAGCACCTCCCCTTCGACAGGAGGATTTGGTGTTACTTGAGCGTTCACTTCGAAACCCCGGAATAAATTCTCAGTGGTCGCCCTATTTTCTTCGGTGGTGAGGGATTCTGTTGGCTCTGTCCTGTCTTCGGTCGTGTTTTCCTCCGCGGTGGTAGCCTGCTGCTGCACCTTTTTCGCTAACAGAAGCGCTTCTTCTTGAGACTTCTGCCTTTGAAGGGCTTCCAGATATGCCAGGATCTCCGGAGGAACGGCTGGTTGTTGAGGCTGTTCGGCCTTCGGAGTCGTCGGCTCCAGAGTCTGCTGTGTGACAGGTATCACGGCGGTAGGTTCGATGGTCTCGGTGACAACGTTTGTGAACACCTCGGTTCTGGTCTCGATTTCCGTCTCGTCGTCGACGAAGATGGTGGTGAAGTAAGTGTACGTCGTGTAATACGTTTTCACCTGTTCCCTTGGCTGTTGTGTCGGCAACGACGGCGTTGGACTCGGTTCGATCTCTGGAGTTGGTTGCTTGGTGTCCTCGAAATTTTCTGTAGTCGTTCCCGATTCTGTGGGAATATTCTGATCGGTGGTGGTGTCTTGCTCTTGCAACGTGGTCAGAGTATCCTCTGTCGTCTGTTCCAGAGTCGTAGGATACTTCTCGGTACCCACTTCTGATTGGGGGACAATAGACGGAAGAGCGCTAGCCAAAGTTTTCGTCGGAGTTATCAAGGTAGACTCGTCTTTTCCGAAGAGTCCCGCAACAACTGCGGATACACCGTTCGGACCAACGGTCTGGGTGATAACGTTCGTCTCGACCACCTCTCGACTGGAGACGCTTGACGTGTTCTCTTGGAAGAAGGTCGTCAGGTATGTGTAAGTGGTGTATAGAGTCTTGAAGATCAGCTCTATTTCCTCGTCTTGCTTCGTGGTCTGCTCCTCCTCCACAGCACTGTGCAAGCTCGGAGTGGCTGGAGTCGTCGTAGGGCGAACGGAAGTATCGGTCGCACTGGGCAGAACCAACTCCGACAGGTACGTGACTTCCGAGGAGACCACTTCTCTGGAACGTATGGAGGTTGTGGTTTGATCGATGCCATCGGGAATAAAGAAGGTCGTGAAGTAAGTGTACGTCTTGTACACTGTGGACGGGAGGAGTTTAGTAGCGAGAGTGGGCTTCTCTTTATCGACGAACCCGTGCTCCTTGCGATTTTCGTGACCGAGATCGTTGTTGGAGCTGCCACCCTTGATGCTGCGTCCCTGAGGATCTCCTGGCAAAATATCGTTAGGGATCTCGTCGTCCAGAGTCGGCGCAGCCGATTCGGTGGTTCCCAGGACCCTTCTGGCGCTCTCCAAGATATCTTTCAGGGTCGTCAGCACGCTGTCGGTAGTATCTCTGATCGGAGTCGTGAGTTCATTTACTTCTGGAGACGTTCCGATCGTTCTTGGGGTCGTGCCAGTCGTCGTCTCGAACGTGGTGTCCTGTTCACCCTCTTCAGCGGTGGTTCCGTAATCCACGGTGGTGTCTTCAGCGTCGTAGGTCCTGGTGGCCTCGTCGGGGAAGAAGTAGACGTTCGAAGACGTGTGTATGATTTGCGCGTAATTCGTGCCAATGTAGGTGCCGTAAATCATGCTCTTGTAGTGAGTGGTGGTGCCATCGAGGGAGGTAGTCGAGTCCAGGACTTTCAAGAGCCCTGTAGGTTTCAAGGATCCAGTCTCTGGGTCAGGAACCAGAAGCAACGGCTCCGTGGACGTGCTGGACGAGTCCGTTTCGAAATCTTCGGTAACGCTCGGTTGAATATTGGCCCTGTTGATGGCGTCCAACAGAGGATCGCCAGTCTCGCTCTCAGGACTCGACCATCCTCGAGGTCCTGTGTGCCCGTTAGTCCTGTCCTGACCGGAGACAACGCTCGTGGGTCTGACCTTCATCACGGCGATCCCATCGTCTGGTCTTAAAGTCGCGTCACCTTTGATCGTGGTTGCAGGACGACCGGCGGGAGCAGGTGATGTGCTAGGAGAGAAAACGATGACGGTCTCACCGACGGTGGTGGTAAAATCGGCGAACCCGTGATACGTCACGGTAGACAAGGGTTTCGCATCGAACTTCTTCGGCGCGGGAGCTTTCGGTTGTGGCTTGAAGATCTTTGGCACGCGCGGCCTGAAACTCTTCGGCTGCTCGTCTTCGACGTTGTCCAAGGTGCTGGTGACGTACTCGTGTTTCACGGTGAATGTGGGCAAGTTATCGGCGGGCCTGACCTTGGCAGGCTTGAATCTCTGAGAGTCGGAGCCGAGCTCCCTTCTGCCGAATATGTCGTTTTCCCTGGACATTTCGTCCAGTTTCGTCGAGGCCTTCTCGTTGTCGTCGCGATCGTCGGACGTTTTTCTCGACTCGTCCATCATGGGGGACTCGATCTCTTTGAGCGCCTTGATGGGCGCGTTGTCGAGAGCCACTCTAAGTTGCCAGTCGTCGTCGGGCGCTCTGGACGGGTAAACCAAGTAGGGGCTCGTCGGGTCGGGGGTAGGTTCTTTTTCGTAGAACACCCTGCTAGACGTGGATAATATTCTGGCGTAGAGACGGCCATTGTCCAGAGTGGTGCCGAGGACTTGGGTAGCGAACTCTGTGCTGGCACCGTCCTGCACGAACGTTCTCGCGGTTTTCGTCAGTAGACCGACCGGGGGAACGGATTTACCCGGTCGCGCCGAAACTAGGAGGACCGTGGTCACTCCTGGGGACGGTGAATCGAGCGAGGAACGAATCGGAAGAAGTCGAGGATGTTGAAATGTATCGAGAACCCGGGAGAACGCGTACGGCGACCGATTCGAAAGGCGTCGAAAGAGTTGCGTGTAGGAGCCGAGCGGTGTCAGAGGTGGTCCAGTCATAGAGATCGGTCCAGTCGTGGTAAATTCGTCCGAGTCGTGTTTTTCACGCGATGCCAATtttcgttgttgttgttttttgttttttgttgttgtttttttttatcaaacgtgtttatttttgttttgtttttgatgTTAGATAATGTAGGTCGTCGGAGAGACGGAGTGGCGGGCGGACGTTGGAGGCAGACGGCATCCAGTTGTTGAGAAGAGTTGAAGGCGAGGAGCAGGCGGGAGCAGTaacagaaacagaaaaaaagagacaGACGATCTTAGTAGACGAGTAATTCTTGTTCGTAGCCTAGAGCACCTGCCACGGATTTGTCCCCGTTACCCTGCCGCGAGTATCGATTGCCGATCGTCGCACGTTCACGGCCGAATCGTTCCGTTCCGCGGATAGATCGATCGTGCGTGCGAGCGCGCGAGAAAATcggatagaaaaaaaaaagtaccagGGGTTAAAGGCGTGTACGTGTGTGACACGACTCGAGGGACCTGAGAACTCGTTTCATCGGCCACGACGTGTCCGATTGGTTGATCTAGGCCCGTGCGAACGTACGAATAATTTCACGTTTCGACTAGTGAAAGTCCTGCGTCtattcttaaatttgtttctatttttcttcgcgTACGTATGGATCGATTATCAAGTCCCCCGAGGCTAGGTTTTGCGGTATGTCGTTTGTCAGGATTCGAGCCCACGTACCCACGGAAACGAAACGCAAGGTGTACGTACAAGATAGAACGAACAATAAAATAGACACATATAAAGAGGGACGTTTCGAGAAAACACtttttgtatgtacatacacggCCGCACCTCGCGTCAACACGCACAAGTGAAGATTTTTAGAGACAGAGcaatccgtttttttttttttttttttactgtgaGAAGAGACAGGTCAGACAGCAAAGACGAGAGAAaaaagcgagagagaaagagaattgTTGCTCGTAGAATTGCATTCGATCGCTTCTCTTCGTACCAAGTTCTCAATGAATGGTGGCATAGACAGCAAAATGTTTAAGAAACTTTATCGTTCGGAAGTTCACGTACGAGTGCAAGTCTACTCTGAGAATACAAGTACGATGCAAGACAAGCATAAAAAAGTCGTAAACCTTACCTTGCAAATCCCTCTCCAACCTGGGTGTTCTGACTTCTGACAATGGTCCGtcatctgaaaaaaaaagaaaacgaggtGAATATCAGTCTTCGttcaaatgtaaaatgtaaacgCATCTGGTACGCTTCCACGAAAATTACACGTAATCGACGGGCTGCAAGCTGTTAGCATATGTTGCATAATATTCCAGGTATTGCATGCAAAAGACTAAATACGCCAGCCAAGGACTCCTATTAACACCTCCGCGGAAGGAAGCAGTGGGTGGTGAAAGGAAGCTTTCGAAGGATGCGCGACGTACTCGAGGCTACGTTTGGTCATCCCAGCTTCACCGacgtaatcatttttttttcgtctaaATGTAACGTTCGAAGCGTTCGCAGACCAGCCATACGCTTGGGAGTTTAGAGTAAGGTCTCGAATTCCACACGGCGGAGTAAGTAAACCGGCAATGACGAGAGGAGACGTCGCGAGAGGAAAGGAGACAGACGATGCTACAATCGGGGAGACATTGAATAAGGTGCGCGTATGTGAATGAGAGAAGAAGAGGCCTCAGGTGTCGACGATGCTGAAGATGTCGTCCGGAGGCCGCGACGTACAGTTATCTGACCGACTCCTTTCTTCTCTTCGCGAGAATATTTCCCCCCGCCGCCGACTCGACTCGCGCCACGTGCACACGGACAGCACCGCGTGTACGATGTTTACGCGCACTGCTCGCAACGAGATTCTTTCTCGATACCGGATGCTCCTCGACCGTCGTACAAATTAACCCGTTCCACTCGATCGGGTCTTTCGATCGGAAGAAATTGGATGCGCGATAAAACACGATAAGTTGGGTCACGGTCGCGACCTAACTCGTCCTTCCACCTGTTTCGCCGCTGCCGGTTAGATCTTAATTCTATTCGCCTCAGCTTCGCGTTCTCGTAGATTCATCGAGTTATCGGTGTACTTTGAAGGATGAGAAAGGATCGGTGATAATTACGTAACGAACCTCCTCCAGTCCTCGAAGCGTTCTATTAATATGGCAGAAACGGTAAACGATCTCAGTTTACGCTACGGTTAATGCAGAATATAATCGAAAGATTCAACGCGAACAGAAGCTCGATCGATATTACGTTTCGTTCACGTCCTCTGTTATTCTGCAATTAATACCGTTCAAACCTCTGACACGGCCAGTTGGTTCCTTTTAAGCGGCGATTACTGTTATTTCACTGAAAGTTGTAGTTCGAACGCCCGACAGCGGTTTGTATTTACACTCGAGTTCTTTTATTACAACACTGTAGCGTCCAGATATTGCCTCGCAAACAGAGCGTGTAAACTATCTTTCGCCGTTACGGTGGAGAATTACGAAACTTGTGCAGGCTTCGATGAATTCTGGTAGCATCGACAGAGATCGATGACTAATTGCGCGCGAAACTGACTGGAACATGATTTCAGGACGAATTTATTACGGAGGAATTAGCGCgagattgtttaaaatcgaTATTGGTTTCGCAGGAGGTGGTGAAAGAATTTTGCGCGTCGATCGTTCCAGATTCGTCGAGCAGTTGCGCGTCAAAAATTGACAGCAACCGGACCAGACGACATCCGCTTATCCAACGGAGGACGTTTCTTGGTATTCCGCCAATCCAGACCGACGTACTCCTGCGGTTCGAGGTCATCCTCTTCCAGGTGCATTGGGTCAGCTGGTCGACTTCGCAACGCCCTTCTTTCTCAGACAGTCTGGCCTCAGGCCAACGGGTGCCGTTTTACCGTCGCTGCCAAGGGGGCCACGCTGTTACTCAATGATCGCCACCAATGGCGCCCGTCGATTCAATATTCTCGGAGAAACAGCGAGGACACATAGCAGCAATTTATGAATTGATATTCTACAGGGTGGGCAAGGAtcggaaaaatgtttaaaaagaacCCGCCCAATAATCGACCGTCACAAATGCGAACGAGTCGTTACTGTTTCGCACGCGCTACCTTGAGCTCTTTTTTCCCCGAAGCGAAACATAAGAGGAGAAATCCCACGGGCATTCCACCGATTTTGCAACGCACAATTCGTCCATTCATATCACACGCATTGAGATGCTGATTCCTTTCGTGCTTCGTAAACGACCACAATTCCGGATAATAGCTTTCAGGTTCGTTTCTATAGTCACGCGTTGCGTTGCCCGCACCGAGATTCCTTCGAGATCGGCCGTAAATGTTCCGCAATGAAAACGTTACAGCGTACTGGCTTAATAGATTCTCGCGGAAAGAAATCCTTCGTTCCAAGCGAACGCGAAATCTTCGGTAATTGCAGGGTTTCCCTTTTTACGTTTTTACTCGCGTTACACTGTACGTTATTCTTCGATTCTGTGGAGTGCACTAAATCTCCGCGGTCGTCCGAATTCCTCGAACAAGAACGAGGTGATCCTCCGACAGGTAGCTTCGAACGTGACCGTGCGCACATGAATCTCCGCTTCGAGCGCGAAGTTGCTGACACGTTGACCCCGAAGTAAAAAGCGTGTCGCAGTTTTCAACAATCTGGCTGGCAAGTTAACCCAGTTGGCGTCCAATGTAAAACACCGATCTCACTTTCCGCCGTGGGCGGAGTCACTCACCCTGGGTCTATGactcgattaatatttatgcgaTATTCATTATCATCCAGTGATAATGATTTGCATTCCGCGCGCCAGGTAATATCCAAAGCAACGAGCGTGCCGTGCGCGCGGTCCGAGATTACCTTCTAATTTTACAAACGCACCGTACGCTCCAAAGTTGGGAGATTAATTTCCGACGTAACGACACCGAGTTAACTACCTGTGTAATGGTTCTCTTAACCAGCACTATGTGGTCGTCGGAGAATGCGAGACGTCTTCAAAGCCTCGTACGCGACCGCGCTAACTAGTGAGTCGAGAATTGATGATGATTACTCTCGCTCGCACGATGAGTTTTCGCAATCGATCACCGCTGCGCGCACGTTTCCTCGATGTACCATATTTAGAGATTCGAGGGATGTCGCGAAAGGGTTTCTTCCAAGAAATACCCACCGATACGAGGCTGTCTCTTTCATAAGGAGGAGAGAATCGAAGCGTTAAGCTTCAGGTTTTCAGCGTTAGACGTGGAAAAGGTCAGGCTGGTTTTCTTATGTAACGTCAACATGGACGCACTGAAACGAGATTTTCAACTACCCTTCAACGATGTTGGTGCGCGTAAAGCCTCCAAACATAAGCGTTAACTAGTTTTTCGGGCATATGATTTGTTCGAACGTGTTGCACCGTATTGTCGCGGTAAACTTGAATCGGAAACTCTTTTTCGTTTCGCAACAGGAACTTGCTGCGTTTGCGGAAACTCGTGTCAGTTTCTTCGAACTATACGAGCGCGGTTTTCGGTGTTTTCAACGACGAGGAACGCGTAGGATTTGCATGTTTGATTCatgaaacatgaaatattccGCGCCCGGCGTGCGGAGCAGTTTCGAGTCGTTTCGACGGAGAAAGTGTTCGATCGTGGGAACCGGTAACAGTCATGTTATCAACGCGCGACAACGCTCGAGCGCAGTGTTAATCGCTGGTTTTCTCGGAGATATGCGTATTGCGAAACGTTAATTAGATCAATAACATCGTTAGAAGGCGGTTCGTGGAAATGTGACGGAGTCCCGCGGCGATCTGGGcaaaatgcaataaatatttacgattatTTAGTAATCGTTAAGACGATGAAATGAATTGCATCGTCAGAATGTTACTTGGAACGGGAGTAAAAATATCTCGAACGGATGAAACAAAACGTTTAATCGATTCGCAACTGTTTGAAAACGAAGGATATCGGAAAAATATGGGAATATCGAAACAGATTTATTGGCTATTCATCGACAATTTGCACAACGAGCGCTGGCACGTTGACGTTTCTATGGGTGAAGCAATTTCCTCGCAATTCGAagcgtaataaaaattctcctgCGCCGCGTTCGCGATAATCGCTGCTGGTAGTAATCCGTAATCGTTTGTTCCCATATTCGATGATTTACACCGACGAAATCAGTGGTGCCATCGTGACGTTGATTTGTCTGTCGGGCGTGGCGCCGGAGAAACTGTCGAGGAATCGTAGTTTCTGTCGGACGAAGTGATCGTTAAGAAAATCGTCGAAATTACAGTTGAAGCTCGGCTAGTAATCTACAAGGAGAGATTGGAGTAATCGTTTCGTAGCTTTAATCTAGAGATCTAGAATGTTTCTAACAACTTGGCCAATATTTCTGATGTTCTTATCGTAAAGTGTTGATGTCGTCCATGTCGCGTATTGAGTGCGATATGCCAGATAAACGCGAACGTGACGCAAAAACTCGCCGTAACGTAATAATTCTGTGAATACGTGACACAATCAATTACAAATCAAGATGTATGCCGACGATTAACAAAtgtggaataaatattacaaacttGTTGcgaaaaattataagaaaaaccTGCTTTGGTTATAAAATTCACTAGACGATTCGTACATAATATGTCTGGAACTATCGGTGCGCGTATTGGTAACGAGAATTCAGATAGATTCACGTGTGAAAACGAAATATCTAAGGTCGGTTGCTCGATTGCGAAGAAGCGTCTGTACAAGCACAATTTATGGTTCTTCCGTGGAAAACGGACAACGTCTTCCTGGTGTTGTTGCAAATTAGAGAAAGCCTACAACAGGAAACTCGTGGCTCCGCGATTCGATTGGATCGCTGGCGCGCGCTCACCCGCTGATTATTTGCGAGCTTGTCTTGCGTTTAACCGCCACGGTGTTTGTAAATCTTGTTACTTCCGGCTGAACGTTAACCCTGTCGTGGCTGTGGGTGACATATCGAAATGCTTTCGTCGATGCCTTTTTAACGCATGAATTTTTAGTCAGTGATAACAGCCAGCTGAGAACCACGGGCGATAAGGACTTGTGCATGGAGCATGACCACTGCCACGTGACCCGTCGGACGCACGTGACCGACAGCGTGTCAGAGAGTCAAGCAAATGGATAGACAGACGGATACATGGTTCCTTCAGCCGTGCAAGAACCACTTCTTGCATCTTTCCACTTAGCGACGATTTGCGTCACCGCACGCCCCGAGAATGGAGCTCGACCTCGATGCAGCGGGCCCATTTATTGGGTCAGCGAGAACATGGACTCCGTGCCCCGGCGAGCTCCTTAATGATTTTCTATCATCGAGACGAAGACGTCGATTATCgagaaagaaatcgaatcTAATTCAAAGGGGAAAACCCGTCGACGCGTCTTTCATAAGTCGAATACATTGTCGATCGACACAAATGTGAAAGTGTTTTTCTCTCCTTGGCGCCAAGTGAGATCCGCGCACTTTCATCGAACGTGCAAACCTCACCcgtatatttatatcagtGGTGACAGACACTGCAACCTGTAACCTACGTCGACTAACGACCAATTACCAGCGTCGCGAGCG
Encoded here:
- the LOC128877526 gene encoding mucin-2-like, coding for MTGPPLTPLGSYTQLFRRLSNRSPYAFSRVLDTFQHPRLLPIRSSLDSPSPGVTTVLLVSARPGKSVPPVGLLTKTARTFVQDGASTEFATQVLGTTLDNGRLYARILSTSSRVFYEKEPTPDPTSPYLVYPSRAPDDDWQLRVALDNAPIKALKEIESPMMDESRKTSDDRDDNEKASTKLDEMSRENDIFGRRELGSDSQRFKPAKVRPADNLPTFTVKHEYVTSTLDNVEDEQPKSFRPRVPKIFKPQPKAPAPKKFDAKPLSTVTYHGFADFTTTVGETVIVFSPSTSPAPAGRPATTIKGDATLRPDDGIAVMKVRPTSVVSGQDRTNGHTGPRGWSSPESETGDPLLDAINRANIQPSVTEDFETDSSSTSTEPLLLVPDPETGSLKPTGLLKVLDSTTSLDGTTTHYKSMIYGTYIGTNYAQIIHTSSNVYFFPDEATRTYDAEDTTVDYGTTAEEGEQDTTFETTTGTTPRTIGTSPEVNELTTPIRDTTDSVLTTLKDILESARRVLGTTESAAPTLDDEIPNDILPGDPQGRSIKGGSSNNDLGHENRKEHGFVDKEKPTLATKLLPSTVYKTYTYFTTFFIPDGIDQTTTSIRSREVVSSEVTYLSELVLPSATDTSVRPTTTPATPSLHSAVEEEQTTKQDEEIELIFKTLYTTYTYLTTFFQENTSSVSSREVVETNVITQTVGPNGVSAVVAGLFGKDESTLITPTKTLASALPSIVPQSEVGTEKYPTTLEQTTEDTLTTLQEQDTTTDQNIPTESGTTTENFEDTKQPTPEIEPSPTPSLPTQQPREQVKTYYTTYTYFTTIFVDDETEIETRTEVFTNVVTETIEPTAVIPVTQQTLEPTTPKAEQPQQPAVPPEILAYLEALQRQKSQEEALLLAKKVQQQATTAEENTTEDRTEPTESLTTEENRATTENLFRGFEVNAQVTPNPPVEGEVLGSMITDVVSSTSSGGGTVLDAMDKRNAVPEDQELSESNHHDVEPAPTLLLQTSYTTFTYFTTMYKGDETNVVSRLETITNVATETIRPTAVLPAETSTLPVTYFTTFTYWTTFYKGGDTVTTSREETVSNVVTPGVTPTPTVELGVIMTYRPQTPGEDSVPSEQESKITADNEVTPSDVVPVESSRTEVVETTDSKDVATDSVSSSALEPSSTVSPEPTTYYTTYTYFTTSYIGNETILNSRLETVTSVSVPDVVATKQVATGRAIGGPVFQQSLATEEKPVTPSKASEQPKIGLISTIRSSQVHDGTTTHYATDVHGTYIDGLYAQVVESSTRIETPALPSSSIATPVLPTGVLSLNKGSVVDADEVTTIYFTTKQIGTLFDGLYAKVIESTSSTKIDEERKATISPTPGHRTGLVRLIQGQIENNGTTTFYQSKVIGTSIEGRYAQIIESTSSFSSATPTVSIAPSSTLAPTKSTEVPEISPSPAVIQSSLSEDPTTESPDQDEDSEENEEDDEEDEDGKDGQSSKKKSRLTFSTKKRSFTPAIRPFASRNRPTFNPKRKGAQGATTITRTDITPTITATLAGKGNRFASSRGRISSPIGPYSSTLSPSGSRRFAGRRGSPNTASSYASTVSGSTRGRAQSRISPSSVFQGNRRGPTSIRGSSARAAIRGSSSTFPGASTRFRSPIRPSSTLLRGQTTVRHDDQENDANEYTTTTTLLTEETAFTEDIDGGETVTAPLQTTTESSRRSTNPLLRFRRPINLNNSGRTTSTTPKAPTTTRRNGNLNRPSSPVVPRVTNTRTNGRANVPISTRPRQGNTNLFPPRGLYGKKQELPTEEQIEPNEELENEGEENLEDDPVEEITDNDYEGSEHEDRTTTNVNRRSGKAIRPSTQIRPFSRGRRFRRQASQLRSYSSRFRRPNQPGSQKAEDKADVVENTPPKEENGKPVSKPIARYNNRARSLTTSRPPSKTANNPEKTSAESTELNQSKVRPRSKQSNGDRATSSRIKPSPASNNGRQFTLREKDGASSSRSNYKRPNASGTRNNGRTASNSDRVRPPRLKNGANKSSESTNSNSRRVPPSRAPSRSTGRSGSRRGSSSRSRGSNEDIRESPTIYPDYDGTITVTHYVPTEVTIPVVNNGVTEHRNIITAQASTEVLAPSQYSTVTGGDGRPLVVIVSEVTGTNLQGQTEVTRFLLHETPTTRVSHTLTTLGGRRASQSVIVPTTVYSVENVVSTIQPSLSGNAPLANILLSQLLLGQLGQANPLLQPQGTPSTQYNTRTTSYVTTITKQQSTVIPLTFRGKEILTTLVDSSTDVVTATEYVTDTVVVTPTAALPAANLNSLLLLLQQPQQQSKNSNPLLDPLFAAAPFTQSNTLPGEVERRHQPADSDYKQDSYEYSDEEDVHEYHKSSRPRNSHGKSNDKKDSSAPKEESSVVTLYVSGRRPGEFSTVLSTVKVGDMVSSSRKRRDTADDTVEVRPSVPPSLHAGPEEITILTGSEDTTDAHAPTQSLESVVGDVGRHISTTIRT